In Haloimpatiens massiliensis, the following are encoded in one genomic region:
- a CDS encoding VirB4-like conjugal transfer ATPase, CD1110 family — protein MAQETKRPPIPVKSGKPKRRGPQSAQQTIPYKEMLKDGICKVREGYYTKTLSYEDINYAVASSDDQSTIFDGYCGFLNYFDSALPFQLSFINHRSRPENRYSVNISPQDDDFNSIRGEFTAMLENQIAKSNNGIVRSKYITFGIQADGIAAARPRLERIEADIVGNFKKLGVQSATLSGRERLEVLHSQLHPGGKEKFIFSWDMIPKTGMGTKDFIAPTSFDFRQSRAFRVGTTWGAALYMQIMASELSDKLLAELLEVDAEMTITLHIQTVDQTKAVKTVKAKLTDIDRMKMDEQKKAARAGYDIDILPPDLLTYSKDAAALLADLQSRNERMFLLTFLVVNTAPTRQQLENDIFTVSGITQKYNCFLKRLDFQQEQGFMSSLPLGYNGIEIQRGMTTSSTAIFVPFMTQELRMDGQALYYGMNALSHNVIMADRKKLKSANGLYLGSTGSGKSFAAKRELINVFLATKDRIIVVDPMGEYAPLVRRLGGEVIEISPNSPHHINPMDLKLNLAGEDSPLSMKADFLLSLCELIIGGKEGLQPIEKTVIDRCVRLVYRELALGIGDGKMPLLQDLYETLCKQPEPEARRIATALELYCTGSLNMFNHPTNVQTDSRITCIVLKSMGENLRKIAMHITNELVTQAVDKNFSRSLATWCYYDEFHILLQDALSASYFVRVWKMLRKKGCVPSALTQNVKDLLASREIENILENSDFMILLSQAQGDRAILAKQLGISEHQLSYIAHSNSGEGLLFFGNTTIPFVDRFPRGEIYNLLTTRPEDIREVQNA, from the coding sequence ATGGCACAAGAAACAAAACGCCCGCCCATTCCTGTAAAAAGCGGAAAGCCTAAAAGGCGTGGGCCGCAGTCGGCACAGCAGACCATTCCCTATAAGGAAATGCTGAAAGACGGTATCTGCAAGGTGCGGGAGGGCTACTACACAAAGACCCTTTCCTATGAAGATATTAACTATGCTGTTGCTTCCAGTGACGACCAAAGCACCATTTTTGACGGGTACTGCGGCTTTCTCAATTACTTTGACAGCGCCTTACCCTTTCAGCTTTCCTTTATCAATCACCGCTCCCGCCCGGAGAACCGTTACAGCGTGAACATTTCCCCGCAGGACGATGATTTTAACAGTATCCGGGGTGAATTTACCGCCATGCTGGAAAACCAGATTGCCAAAAGCAACAACGGCATTGTCCGCTCCAAATACATTACATTCGGGATTCAAGCAGACGGGATAGCGGCGGCTCGGCCCCGCTTGGAGCGAATCGAAGCAGATATTGTGGGGAACTTCAAGAAGCTGGGCGTACAGTCGGCAACCCTTTCCGGGCGGGAACGCCTGGAAGTGCTGCACAGCCAGCTACACCCCGGAGGAAAGGAAAAATTTATTTTCTCTTGGGATATGATACCCAAAACCGGCATGGGAACAAAGGACTTCATTGCTCCCACTTCCTTTGATTTTCGCCAAAGCCGCGCCTTTCGTGTGGGGACTACATGGGGCGCGGCTCTGTATATGCAGATTATGGCTTCGGAGCTTTCCGACAAGCTGTTAGCGGAGCTTTTGGAGGTGGACGCAGAAATGACCATCACCCTGCATATCCAGACGGTAGACCAGACCAAAGCGGTAAAAACGGTCAAGGCAAAGCTGACCGACATAGACCGTATGAAAATGGACGAGCAGAAAAAAGCCGCAAGAGCCGGGTATGACATTGATATTCTGCCCCCGGATTTGCTCACTTACAGCAAGGACGCGGCGGCACTCTTGGCAGATTTACAGAGCCGTAACGAGCGAATGTTTCTTCTCACGTTTCTTGTGGTGAACACAGCCCCCACCCGCCAGCAGTTGGAAAACGATATTTTCACGGTGTCGGGCATTACGCAGAAATATAACTGCTTTCTCAAACGGCTGGATTTTCAGCAGGAACAGGGCTTTATGTCCTCGCTCCCTCTTGGGTACAACGGAATCGAGATACAGCGGGGTATGACAACAAGCTCTACGGCGATATTCGTTCCCTTTATGACGCAGGAGCTTCGCATGGACGGGCAGGCTTTATACTACGGAATGAACGCTCTTTCCCATAATGTGATTATGGCAGACCGCAAAAAGCTGAAATCCGCCAATGGTTTGTATCTTGGAAGCACCGGCTCCGGCAAGAGCTTTGCCGCAAAGCGTGAGCTAATCAACGTATTCCTTGCCACCAAAGACCGCATTATCGTGGTAGACCCAATGGGCGAATACGCCCCGTTAGTCAGGCGGCTTGGCGGTGAGGTCATAGAAATATCGCCCAACAGCCCCCATCACATCAACCCAATGGACTTAAAATTGAACTTAGCCGGAGAGGACAGCCCGCTTTCGATGAAAGCGGATTTTTTATTGTCCTTATGTGAGTTGATTATCGGCGGCAAGGAGGGCTTACAGCCCATTGAAAAAACGGTTATTGACCGTTGTGTGCGCTTGGTGTACCGGGAGCTTGCCCTTGGTATCGGGGACGGGAAAATGCCGCTTCTGCAAGATTTGTATGAAACCCTGTGCAAACAGCCCGAACCGGAAGCCAGACGGATTGCAACCGCCTTGGAGCTTTACTGCACCGGCTCCCTCAATATGTTTAACCACCCTACCAACGTGCAGACCGATAGCCGTATTACCTGTATCGTGCTGAAAAGCATGGGCGAAAACCTACGCAAAATCGCCATGCACATCACAAATGAGCTGGTGACACAGGCGGTAGACAAAAACTTTTCCAGAAGCCTTGCGACCTGGTGCTACTATGATGAATTTCATATTCTCCTGCAAGATGCCCTAAGTGCCAGTTATTTCGTCCGTGTCTGGAAGATGCTGAGGAAAAAGGGCTGTGTACCGAGTGCCCTCACGCAGAATGTAAAAGACCTTTTAGCCAGCCGGGAAATCGAAAATATCTTGGAAAACAGCGACTTTATGATACTGCTGTCACAGGCGCAGGGCGACCGGGCAATCCTCGCTAAACAGCTTGGTATATCGGAACATCAGCTTTCGTATATCGCCCACAGTAATTCAGGGGAAGGGCTTTTGTTCTTCGGCAATACCACCATTCCCTTTGTAGACCGTTTCCCCCGTGGAGAAATCTACAATCTGCTAACCACAAGGCCAGAGGACATACGGGAGGTCCAAAATGCGTGA
- a CDS encoding DUF7007 domain-containing protein: MLYQQPEQSPWGKVQTCDMLCPGVFLVSTASHGGTMVAKDMAAVLSPAAIKCGFRHSGFLCFEEDTQEDVALRELLDKKLWAVPDRIKDKVAFEENINQSLREHNPDYWRVRQAGLEKTPARQTVSTHSAER; this comes from the coding sequence ATGCTTTACCAACAGCCGGAACAATCGCCGTGGGGCAAGGTGCAGACCTGTGATATGCTCTGCCCCGGCGTGTTTCTTGTGAGTACCGCCAGTCACGGCGGGACAATGGTTGCAAAGGATATGGCGGCGGTGCTTTCTCCTGCCGCTATCAAGTGCGGCTTCCGTCACAGCGGTTTTCTCTGCTTTGAGGAAGATACGCAGGAAGATGTTGCCCTGCGGGAGCTTTTGGATAAAAAGCTGTGGGCGGTTCCTGACCGTATTAAGGATAAGGTGGCTTTTGAGGAAAACATCAATCAGTCACTTCGGGAACACAACCCGGATTATTGGCGGGTACGGCAGGCCGGGCTTGAAAAGACCCCGGCCCGGCAGACGGTTTCCACTCACAGCGCAGAGCGATAA
- a CDS encoding PrgI family protein — translation MAYVSVPNDLSKIKTKVAFNLTKRQLLCFGTAAVVGIPTYLFTRTAIGNTGAMLLMIALMLPCFLIAMYERDGQPLEKVVRNIVRSKFLWPRTRPYQTQNFYSYLSKPGKEVSPNGTRNKTPAHSCKKRKA, via the coding sequence TTGGCATATGTAAGCGTACCAAATGATTTATCGAAAATAAAAACCAAAGTGGCGTTCAATCTTACCAAACGCCAGCTACTATGCTTCGGAACGGCGGCGGTAGTCGGGATTCCGACCTATCTTTTTACCCGTACCGCCATTGGCAATACCGGGGCCATGCTTCTGATGATTGCCCTAATGCTCCCTTGCTTTCTTATTGCCATGTATGAGCGTGACGGACAACCGCTGGAAAAGGTGGTGCGAAATATTGTCCGCTCCAAATTTCTGTGGCCCCGTACACGCCCCTACCAGACACAGAATTTCTATTCCTACCTAAGCAAACCCGGAAAGGAGGTTTCACCCAATGGCACAAGAAACAAAACGCCCGCCCATTCCTGTAAAAAGCGGAAAGCCTAA
- a CDS encoding VOC family protein, protein METLNTKGLLPIALDAVVLECRDAAALSDFYIRLLGWKKNHVEENEWTDIISPSGGVKIAFQQNPDYVPPVWPDEPSAQQQMAHLDFTVQNQEQLELAVQHALSCGAVKANIQYGEATSPESESLWTTMLDPAGHPFCFVIWS, encoded by the coding sequence ATGGAAACATTGAATACAAAAGGGTTGTTGCCGATTGCACTTGACGCTGTTGTGTTGGAGTGCAGGGACGCAGCCGCTTTATCTGATTTTTATATACGGCTTCTCGGCTGGAAGAAAAACCATGTGGAAGAAAACGAGTGGACGGATATTATTTCGCCCTCTGGCGGTGTAAAAATCGCCTTTCAGCAAAATCCAGACTACGTTCCGCCCGTATGGCCGGACGAGCCGAGCGCACAACAGCAAATGGCACATTTGGATTTTACGGTACAAAATCAGGAGCAGTTGGAGCTTGCCGTACAGCACGCGCTTTCCTGTGGGGCAGTAAAAGCCAATATACAATATGGCGAAGCCACTTCACCGGAAAGTGAATCCTTATGGACAACTATGCTTGACCCAGCAGGGCATCCCTTTTGCTTTGTCATTTGGTCGTAA